The proteins below come from a single Mytilus edulis chromosome 5, xbMytEdul2.2, whole genome shotgun sequence genomic window:
- the LOC139523231 gene encoding uncharacterized protein: protein MENRNIENIFRQCFSDYSVENDLFINNRLFHNIKILDTNAQDKKSFLNSSVEYCVGEGLPCYWFWAKAIEEITESYCGENKETLRDCVFRLFKFLQDENNSSLLLKVKKANTVTEIQAILSHHLFGPLTSSGYMNDKQFPNHLGKCPACGKDLKLGDTAFGNYNVWHGHPDIRVDRCLVKIGTEVDECGEDKFEYELTDPVAKRVKIDDNVTETRDWDDGSEFNGNVYNEIHMRKHDVENTLDQVFAQTITNAFYQAKDNPELKNLFMPSFLATDKKVQILMYNVENDRMLKSQDMELFSDTSDNGLNNGTVICIWMALNFMDFQQKDLENEFEAIRFEKSGFQERLPDEILSIYQSELTSPLLKNESEKENQNVKGTAYHLWNSEHTRRMKERLDALDEKYWT from the exons ATGGaaaatagaaatattgaaaatatttttaggcAGTGCTTTAGTGATTATTCAGTTGAAAATGATTTATTCATTAACAATAGACTTTTTCATAACATAAagatattagatacaaatgcacAAGACAAGAAATCATTTTTAAATTCGAGCGTTGAGTACTGTGTCGGAGAAGGTTTACCGTGTTACTGGTTTTGGGCGAAAGCTATTGAAGAAATTACAGAAAGTTACTGTGGAGAAAACAAAGAAACTTTAAGAGATTGCGTTTTTAGGCTGTTTAAATTTTTACAAGATG aaaacAACAGTAGTCTattgttaaaagttaaaaaggcaaacaCTGTGACAGAAATACAGGCAATTCTTAGCCATCATTTGTTTGGACCATTAACTTCTTCAGGTTATATGAATGATAAACAGTTTCCAAACCATTTAGGAAAATGTCCAGCATGTGGTAAAGATCTTAAACTGGGAGATACAGCTTTTG GTAATTATAATGTGTGGCATGGTCATCCAGATATTAGAGTAGACAGATGCCTTGTTAAAATAGGAACTGAAGTTGATGAATGTGGAGAGGATAAATTTGAATATGAGTTAACAGATCCAGTTGCTAAAAGGGTCAAAATAGACGACAATGTTACAGAAACAAGAGATTGGGATGACGGTTCAGAGTTTAATGGTAATGTATACAATGAAATACATATGAGGAAACACGATGTTGAAAATACATTGGATCAAGTATTTGCTCAAACTATAACAAATGCATTCTATCAAGCAAAGGATAATCCTGAGCTAAAAAATCTATTTATGCCATCATTCCTGGCCACAGATAAAAAGGTACAGATTCTTATGTATAATGTAGAAAATGACAGAATGTTGAAGTCTCAGGATATGGAACTCTTCAGTGATACAAGTGATAATGGTTTGAATAATGGAACTGTGATCTGTATATGGATGGCCTTAAACTTTATGGATTTTCAGCAAAAAGATTTAGAAAATGAATTTGAAGCTATCAGATTTGAAAAATCTGGTTTTCAAGAAAGACTGCCAGATGAAATTCTTTCTATATATCAAAGTGAGCTGACGAGTCCCTTGCTAAAGAACGAAAGTgagaaagaaaatcaaaatgttaaaGGAACTGCATATCACCTTTGGAACTCTGAACATACCAGAAGAATGAAAGAAAGGTTGGATGCACTAGATGAAAAGTATTGGACATAA
- the LOC139523230 gene encoding E3 ubiquitin-protein ligase TRIM33-like, which produces MAALVNECDVLTCPICLETLKSPKSLPCLHSFCEICIGEFILSTERRSGHKLSSYPCPVCRSVVTPTNPDKDTSQWVLSLPQSKQMGQSESTKQECHMCKKQNNLNTATHWCRDCVDAFCMECLRLHNLMTFSADHKVVKIDEIEMSVSGSETDLSLISDSCPIHKSKIFEAFCFDHQKLCCVLCLTLQHRKCETVHAFDEIHYLNKRSLLSSLESELIEMKSKVYELKEARLFDKEKLDVVFTEMELNASQHVLCLKEKLDSLLDVFIKNLNVTRDEQRLSSEENMKVVDKLLRYIEQLQNVSKTVQDQCNLNQTFIFFEQSKAELKSVVREVKDVINIKSVNNAEFIFCKTLDQVSSVESLGDIEFITSNSIDSEQFIRQLYPSKSVLLDKSRHPLSYNNTSFKHHETVNLKGFTIYGCVFVSETIVVLGGSQTCKDVLTGNIKTLDISTGNITSEYIIAETVKRLAYDFQSESLFVSCYSSKLHYLKFVKDFTAHVTLDRITESVGGTCVFEKNVYVIVEKAVQKVSIEQLEKNVIPQTCFKTDTVCSSINGLEIDCKNERLLYTSSDFGVVCSSLEGHTIFSYKDKNMKSYCLAIFSQGDILIGDTNGSVHVLSKDGKKRRTVITKSKKVVPIWDICLNKSNSSSVICGPDFIEIYDIVATKQNI; this is translated from the coding sequence ATGGCCGCACTGGTGAATGAATGTGATGTTTTGACCTGTCCCATATGTTTAGAAACACTAAAATCTCCTAAAAGTCTACCATGTTTACACAGTTTTTGTGAAATATGTATCGGTGAGTTTATTTTATCAACAGAACGTCGATCAGGACATAAACTTTCGAGTTACCCTTGTCCCGTTTGCAGATCAGTTGTTACGCCCACCAATCCGGATAAGGATACTTCGCAGTGGGTATTGTCCCTTCCGCAAAGTAAACAAATGGGTCAATCAGAAAGTACTAAACAGGAATGCCACATGTGCAAAAAGCAAAACAATTTGAATACAGCAACACACTGGTGTCGGGACTGTGTTGACGCGTTTTGCATGGAGTGTTTACGTCTCCATAATCTTATGACGTTTTCTGCAGATCATAAAGTTGTAAAGATCGATGAAATAGAAATGTCCGTCAGCGGAAGCGAGACTGATTTAAGTTTAATTTCTGATTCGTGCCCTATTCACAAATCAAAAATCTTTGAAGCGTTCTGTTTTGACCACCAGAAACTATGCTGCGTTCTCTGtctaacattacaacatagaaaatgTGAAACTGTTCATGCTTTTGATGAAATTCATTATCTGAACAAAAGAAGTCTACTGTCATCACTAGAATCGGAACTAATCGAAATGAAAAGTAAAGTATATGAATTAAAAGAAGCAAGATTGTTTGACAAGGAAAAATTAGATGTCGTCTTCACAGAAATGGAATTAAATGCGAGCCAGCATGTTTTATGTTTGAAAGAGAAACTAGATAGTTTATTGGATGTGTTTATAAAGAATCTGAACGTAACCCGTGACGAACAGAGACTTTCTTCTGAAGAAAATATGAAGGTAGTTGATAAACTCTTAAGATACATTGAACAATTACAAAACGTGTCAAAAACGGTTCAAGATCAGTGCAATTtaaatcaaacatttattttctttgaacaaTCCAAAGCCGAGCTTAAATCTGTAGTTCGTGAAGTAAAAGATGTAATCAATATAAAGTCAGTTAATAATGctgaatttattttttgcaaaacACTGGACCAAGTTTCCAGTGTTGAATCTCTTGGCGATATTGAGTTTATAACATCTAATTCGATTGATAGTGAACAATTTATTAGACAGTTATATCCATCAAAAAGTGTTTTACTTGACAAAAGTAGGCATCCACTTTCTTATAACAACACTTCATTTAAACATCATGAGACTGTTAATTTAAAAGGCTTTACCATTTACGGCTGTGTCTTTGTTTCGGAAACCATAGTTGTTTTAGGTGGAAGTCAGACATGTAAGGATGTCTTAACAGGAAATATTAAGACTCTTGACATATCAACTGGAAATATAACATCCGAATATATTATCGCGGAAACAGTCAAGAGACTTGCTTATGATTTCCAGAGTGAATCTCTATTTGTTTCCTGCTATAGTTCAAAACTGCACTATTTGAAATTTGTCAAAGATTTCACAGCACATGTAACCCTTGACAGAATCACCGAAAGCGTTGGCGGTACATGTGTATTCGAAAAGAATGTATATGTAATTGTTGAAAAAGCTGTGCAAAAAGTAAGCATCGAGCAATTAGAGAAAAACGTCATTCCACAAACATGTTTTAAGACTGATACCGTCTGTTCGTCTATTAATGGACTTGAAATTGACTGCAAGAATGAACGTTTACTATACACATCTTCAGATTTTGGGGTAGTGTGTTCGTCATTAGAGGGTCATACAATCTTTTCTTATAAAGATAAGAATATGAAAAGTTATTGTTTAGCCATCTTTTCGCAAGGAGACATATTGATAGGTGATACTAATGGCTCCGTACATGTTTTATCAAAAGACGGTAAGAAAAGAAGAACTGTTATCACGAAAAGCAAAAAGGTGGTCCCAATTTGGGATATCTGTTTAAACAAATCTAATTCGAGTTCGGTTATATGTGGACCTGACTTCATAGAAATATATGACATTGTTGCTACTAAACAAAACATATAA